A region of Clarias gariepinus isolate MV-2021 ecotype Netherlands chromosome 25, CGAR_prim_01v2, whole genome shotgun sequence DNA encodes the following proteins:
- the myo10 gene encoding unconventional myosin-X produces MDNFFTEGSRVWLWEEDQYWASTVDSCSGGIVVFRTDYGQVYTYKQNALSRQRVYEMHSSSVCGVEDMAALQDLHEGAILHNLHLRYTQRSIYTYIGSILAAVNPYQQLPELYEVSAVERYSRHHLGEIPPHIYAIANECYRSLWKRNNNQCVLISGESGAGKTESTKVILRFLSLMSQQSLELSRRHTTSHVEEALLESSPIMEAFGNAKTVYNNNSSRFGKFIQLHFSQRGNIQGGKIVDYLLEKNRVVRQNPGERNYHIFYALLAGASAEQREDFSLLPTESFHYLNQSGCVTDPTINDTHTFKEVLNALRTMQFGEENISEVLRLLAGILHLGNIEFATAGGAQVSSKAALTSAAELLGLDCTQLAEVLTHRSMILRGEEISTPLTIEQAVDSRDSMAMALYSQCFTWIIHRLNKRIHGNDDFKSIGILDIFGFENFEVNRFEQFNINYANEKLQEYFNKHIFSLEQLEYNREGLIWDDVNWMDNGECLDLIEKKLGLLALMNEESHFPKATDATLLEKLHSQHSKNPFYIKPRVAVHNFGVKHYAGEVVYDVRGILEKNRDTFRDDILNLLRDSSLDFVYDLFERMSNRSGQDMMKSSSQHRRPTVSSQFKNSLHSLMSTLSTSNPFFVRCIKPNNNKMPDHFDHSVVLNQLRYSGMLETVRIRRAGFPVRRTFQDFCTRYYVLMRGVARCDDPKEACLQVLRLYDSSSAEWQLGKTRVFLRESLELRLEKKREEEVLRAAAIIQAYLLGYRARRQYKHLLQCVTVIQKNWRALFWRRRYLMLRWASITLQKRVRGQRARQLYTQLLEERKRRVEEERRQREAEERERERQRLEMEQKAREAEEALRVEEALRIEREKEILRDAQEPTCVLAESKPSEEEFEDDVFEEEARPNEATQVEEILRLEREIEGLRRQKETREQTLTARSLVRLQHLRDQELLRLEEEACKAAQQFLSSLNFHEIDECVRNIESTLVLQDCPGETEQERRRGGDEEEVDEGLGGDEEGFKDSPNPSEHGHSDGQRTSGIRTSDDSSEEDPYANDRMAPPPAPPTNIPSAYHALSCIRDATYPGEQQEEDLIPPDEDSDYDADEYDEGGIVLPPSMSLSALQTGSWSRDQRSSLATSTSASSGVYRFSSEGAQSSFDDSEEDFERFETDDESSYRRDSVYSCVTLPYFHSFLYIKGGLLNSWKRRWCVLKDETFLWFRSRQEALKQGWLLKKGGGLSTLSRRNWKRRWFVLRQSKLIYYENDAEERMKGMLDMHDAKEVIDDTGKENGIDIVMPERTYHLIADNTEDASHWFSVLSQVHTSTEQEIREMHDEQANPQNAVGTLDVGMIDSVCASDNPERPNSFVIITANRVLHCNAETPEEMHHWIALLQRSKGDTRVQGQEFIIRGWLHKEMKGSSRTNLRLKKRWFLLTHNSLDYYKSSERNSLKLGSLLLNSLCSVLPPDERVYKETGYWGVTVFGRKHSYRLYSKLQSEVSRWANAVQNVIDNKPPMDTHTQQLIQDIKENCLNSEVVDQVYKRNPILRHTHHPLHTPLLPLPYGDVHRTSERGRSYSTLQAEALKLFCTLQQLEGVAEPVPVIQSLLQTGHDLRPLRDELYCQLIKQTTRPPEPGGPAHISGWRVIACMCCTFSPISRSILKYLKFHIKRTRELFPGTEMEQYAAFSQEALRHVRGRECVPSHEELRAILSRQEMTSTVYCHGGGSCKIAINSHTTAGEVVDKLLKGLGMEDSRNMFALFEHNDSTDKAIESRAIVADVLAKFEKLAGGEDNQGGGWKFYFKLYCFTDTENIAMDSVEFAFMFEQAHEAVISGQYPAPEETLQFLAALRLQHLYGDYTPQSVLPDLEQVFPVARLRARIQRFTSSTGGTEKKRGSFLEGTLRRSFRGSLGRKQGENSAAIEAWFQDEKAELRCCLVEKWRKMQGMSHNNAMIKYMNLVREWQGYGSTLFNVECVDGVYPADLWLGVSRKGVCVYKQGEAWPLEFFSYEAILSFGAPQSNMYKISVEGRDLFFQTSQVMDIAKLMKAYISMIVQKRFSTCPSISSHGTQCSKW; encoded by the exons cgGGGAGAGTGGCGCAGGTAAGACGGAGAGTACCAAGGTGATTCTGCGGTTCTTGTCATTAATGAGCCAGCAGAGCCTGGAACTTTCCAGAAGACACACAACATCTCATGTGGAGGAAGCTCTCCTGGAGAGCAG TCCTATAATGGAGGCATTTGGAAACGCTAAGACGGTGTACAATAACAACTCGAGCCGCTTCGGGAAGTTCATCCAGCTTCACTTTAGCCAGCGGGGAAACATTCAGGGAGGAAAGATTGTGGACT ATCTATTAGAGAAG AATCGTGTTGTGCGTCAGAATCCCGGCGAGAGGAACTACCACATATTCTACGCTTTGCTGGCGGGAGCGAGTGCAGAACAGAGGG AGGATTTTTCTCTGCTGCCCACTGAGAGTTTTCATTACCTGAATCAGTCTGGCTGTGTGACGGATCCCACTATCAACGACACACACACGTTCAAGGAAGTGCTG AATGCCTTGAGGACCATGCAGTTTGGAGAGGAGAATATCTCTGAGGTTTTGAGGCTTTTAGCTGGAATCCTGCACCTTGGCAACATTGAATTTGCCACCGCCGGAGGAGCTCAAGTCTCATCCAAAGCAG ctctCACAAGTGCAGCAGAATTGTTGGGTTTGGACTGCACACAGTTGGCAGAAGTTCTGACACACAGATCCATGATCCTCCGAGGAGAAGAGATCAGCACCCCACTTACCATAGAACAG GCCGTCGATTCTCGGGACTCTATGGCTATGGCTCTCTACTCTCAGTGCTTTACCTGGATCATCCACAGACTTAACAAGCGTATCCATGGCAACGACGACTTCAAGTCTATCGGCATCCTGGACATCTTTGGCTTTGAGAACTTCGAG gTCAACCGCTTCGAGCAGTTTAACATTAATTACGCCAATGAGAAGCTACAGGagtattttaataaacacattttctctCTGGAGCAGCTGGAGTacaacag GGAAGGACTGATCTGGGATGATGTGAACTGGATGGACAATGGAGAGTGTCTGGATCTAATAGAGAAG AAACTGGGTCTTTTGGCACTGATGAATGAAGAAAGTCATTTTCCTAAAGCCACTGACGCTACATTGCTGGAGAAGCTCCACAGCCAACACTCG AAAAACCCTTTCTATATAAAGCCCCGAGTTGCTGTGCACAACTTTGGAGTAAAGCACTATGCAGGAGAG GTGGTGTATGACGTGAGAGGGATCCTGGAGAAAAACAGAGATACTTTCAGAGATGACATTCTCAACTTACTCAGGGATAGCAG tTTGGATTTTGTGTATGATCTGTTTGAGCGGATGAGTAACAGGAGTGGGCAGGACATGATGAAAAGCAGCTCACAGCATCGCAGGCCGACAGTCAGCTCCCAGTTCAAG AATTCATTGCATTCCCTGATGTCCACCCTCAGCACATCCAACCCTTTCTTTGTGCGCTGCATCAAACCCAACAACAACAAG ATGCCAGATCATTTTGATCATTCCGTGGTGCTGAACCAGTTGCGGTATTCTGGCATGCTGGAGACAGTAAGAATCCGGCGTGCTGGCTTTCCTGTACGGAGAACCTTTCAGGATTTCTGCACCAG gtactATGTGTTAATGAGAGGTGTGGCCAGGTGTGATGACCCGAAGGAGGCGTGTCTCCAGGTGCTCCGCCTCTACGACAGCAGTAGTGCAGAATGGCAGCTTGGAAAGACGCGG GTTTTCCTAAGAGAGAGTCTGGAGCTGCGTTTGGAAaagaagcgagaggaagaagtGCTTCGGGCTGCAGCTATAATCCAGGCCTACCTGCTGGGTTACAGAGCCAG GAGGCAGTACAAGCATCTGCTGCAGTGTGTGACGGTTATCCAGAAAAACTGGAGGGCACTTTTCTGGCGCAGACGCTACTTGATGCTTCGCTGGGCCTCCATCACACTCCAAAAAAGAGTTCGAGGCCAAAGGGCGCGGCAGCTCTACACACAGTTACTTGAGGAGAGGAAAAGGAGGGTGGAAGAAGAGCGGCGACAAAGAGAAGCGGAGGAGCGAGAGAG agagagacagagactggAGATGGAGCAGAAGGCTCGAGAG GCAGAAGAGGCTCTGAGAGTAGAAGAGGCTCTGAGaattgagagagagaaggagattTTGAGAGATGCTCAGGAACCAACATGTGTTTTGGCTGAGAGCAAACCCTCAGAGGAGGAATTTGAGGACGATGTTTTTGAGGAAGAAGCCCGTCCCAATGAGGCTACACAAGTGGAAGAAATCCTGCGTCTGGAGCGCGAAATCGAGGGGCTCCGGAGGCAGAAGGAGACACGGGAGCAGACTCTGACCGCACGTTCCCTGGTACGTCTGCAGCATCTGCGCGATCAGGAGCTGCTCAGGCTGGAGGAAGAGGCCTGCAAGGCAGCGCAGCAGTTCCTCTCGTCGCTCAACTTCCACGAGATCGACGAGTGCGTTCGCAACATCGAGAGCACCTTAGTGTTGCAGGATTGCCCTGGAGAAACTGaacaggagaggaggagaggtgGCGATGAGGAAGAGGTGGATGAAGGATTGGGAGGAGACGAGGAAGGATTTAAAGATTCGCCGAACCCCAGTGAGCACGGCCACTCGGACGGCCAGCGCACCAGCGGCATCCGCACCAGCGACGACTCGTCCGAGGAGGACCCGTACGCCAATGATCGTATGGCTCCACCTCCAGCCCCACCCACAAACATACCCTCAGCCTATCATGCACTATCCTGCATCAGGGACGCCACCTACCCTGGGGAACAGCAGGAAGAGGATCTGATCCCACCAGATGAAGACTCCGATTACGACGCTGATGAGTATGACGAAGGCGGTATTGTTCTGCCTCCCAGCATGTCACTGTCTGCGCTCCAGACTGGCAGCTGGTCACGTGACCAGCGCAGCTCCTTGGCGACAAGCACCAGTGCTAGCTCGGGGGTGTACAGGTTCAGCTCTGAGGGAGCACAATCATCA TTTGATGACAGCGAGGAAGACTTTGAACGATTTGAAACGGACGACGAGTCGTCTTATCGCAGAGATTCGGTCTACAGCTGCGTCACTCTGCCTTACTTTCACAGCTTCCTCTATATCAAAG GAGGGCTGCTGAACTCATGGAAGCGCCGCTGGTGTGTGCTGAAGGACGAGACGTTCCTCTGGTTTCGGAGCAGGCAGGAGGCTCTGAAGCAGGGCTGGCTGCTTAAAAAGGGTGGCGGCTTGTCGACGCTCTCTCGCCGCAACTGGAAGCGCCGCTGGTTTGTCCTACGCCAGAGCAAACTTATCTACTACGAGAACGATGCCGAGGAGAGGATGAAGGGCATGCTGGACATGCATGATGCCAA aGAGGTGATTGATGACACAGGAAAGGAAAATGGAATAGATATCGTGATGCCTGAAAGAACATACCATCTTATAGCAGATAACACCGAGGATGCAAG CCACTGGTTCAGTGTGTTGAGTCAAGTACACACGTCCACTGAACAGGAAATCAGAGAGATGCATGATGAACAGGCCAACCCACAGAACGCTGTG GGCACACTGGATGTAGGTATGATCGACTCTGTGTGTGCATCAGACAACCCCGAgag GCCGAACTCGTTTGTGATCATCACAGCCAACCGTGTCCTGCACTGTAACGCTGAGACGCCGGAGGAGATGCACCACTGGATCGCCCTCCTACAGCGCTCGAAGGGAGACACGCGCGTCCAGGGCCAGGAATTCATTATTAGAG GATGGTTGCATAAAGAGATGAAGGGCAGTAGCCGAACTAACCTGAGACTGAAAAAACGCTGGTTCCTGCTTACCCATAATTCACTGGACTACTATAAGAGTTCTGAGAGGAACTCACTCAAACTGGGTTCTCTGCTGCTGAACAGTCTGTGTTCTGTCCTGCCACCTGACGAGAGAGTGTATAAAGAGACTg GTTACTGGGGGGTGACCGTGTTTGGCCGTAAACACTCGTACAGGCTCTACAGTAAGCTGCAAAGTGAAGTCTCCCGCTGGGCCAACGCCGTGCAGAATGTCATCGACAACAAACCACCaatggacacacacacgcagcaaCTCATCCAGGACATTAAG GAGAATTGTCTGAACTCAGAAGTGGTGGATCAGGTTTACAAGAGGAACCCGATACTACGCCACACACACCATCCTCTACACACACCGTTACTTCCTCTGCCCTATGGAGACGTCCACCGCACCT CTGAAAGGGGGCGGAGCTATAGCACTTTGCAGGCTGAGGCCCTGAAGCTATTTTGCACACTCCAGCAGCTCGAGGGCGTGGCCGAGCCCGTACCAGTTATCCAAAGCCTTCTGCAGACTGGTCATGACCTCCGACCTTTGCGGGATGAACTCTATTGTCAGCTCATTAAGCAAACTACTCGGCCCCCTGAGCCGGGTGGCCCCGCCCACATCAGTGGCTGGAGAGTTATAGCCTGTATGTGCTGCACGTTTAGCCCCATCTCCAGGAGTATCCTGAAGTACCTCAAATTCCACATCAAAAG GACACGTGAGTTATTCCCAGGCACGGAGATGGAGCAATACGCAGCATTTTCCCAGGAGGCACTGAGGCATGTACGTGGACGGGAATGTGTGCCATCACATGAGGAACTGAGAGCCATTCTGAGCAGACAGGAAATGACATCAACTGTATACTGCCATGGAGGCGGATCCTGTAAAATTGCCATcaactcacacactacagcaggAGAG gtgGTTGATAAGTTGTTAAAGGGCCTGGGTATGGAGGACAGCAGAAACATGTTTGCTCTTTTTGAACACAACGACAGCACAGATAAAGCCATTGAAAGCCGTGCCATAGTCGCTGACGTCCTTGCCAAGTTTGAGAA ACTTGCAGGTGGAGAAGACAATCAGGGTGGAGGATGGAAGTTTTATTTCAAGCTGTATTGcttcacagacacagagaacatcGCTATGGACAGTGTGGAGTTCGCTTTCATGTTTGAACAG GCTCATGAGGCAGTGATTAGCGGACAGTATCCTGCTCCTGAGGAAACTCTGCAGTTCCTGGCAGCTCTTCGGTTGCAGCATCTTTATGGAGACTACACTCCCCAGAGTGTGTTGCCGGATCTGGAGCAAGTGTTTCCTGTGGCACGTCTGCGTGCCCGTATTCAGCGCTTCACCTCCAGCACCGGTGGCACAGAGAAGAAGCGGGGCAGTTTCCTGGAGGGTACGCTCAGGCGGAGCTTCCGGGGCTCTCTTGGGCGGAAACAGGGAGAGAATTCCGCTGCGATAGAGGCGTGGTTTCAGGACGAGAAGGCGGAGTTACGGTGCTGTTTGGTGGAGAAATGGAGGAAGATGCAGGGAATGAGTCACAATAATGCCATGATCAAGTACATGAACCTGGTCAGAGAGTGGCAGGGTTATGGGTCCACGCTGTTTAATGTCGAG TGTGTGGACGGTGTGTATCCTGCGGACCTGTGGCTGGGAGTAAGTCgtaaaggagtgtgtgtgtataagcagGGAGAGGCTTGGCCGTTGGAGTTTTTCTCCTATGAGGCCATTCTATCCTTTGGTGCTCCACAGTCCAACATGTACAAGATCAGTGTTGAGGGAAGAGACCTGTTCTTCCAAACTAGCCAG GTGATGGACATCGCTAAACTGATGAAAGCCTACATCAGCATGATTGTACAGAAGCGTTTCAGCACCTGTCCATCAATCAGCAGCCACGGCACACAGTGCAGCAAATGGTGA